GCATCAAAAACAACGCATTTTTTAAAACTTGAACAGCACCAGACTTATCTCCAATTGCATTTTTCTCAGACACCATCTTAGACACTGCAATTGGTATTCCTGAAGCTACGGCAATGAAAAAAGTGTATAAAGGATATGACATTTGATAATAGCCTATACCTTCATCTCCAATGAGCATGATAAGAGGCCACCTGAAAAGTATACCCATAGATTTTGCTAAAATTCCCGCAATACCTAGTATTAAAGTTCCTTTAAGTAGGGATTGTTTTCTCATAAATAAGTCCTTTCCAAAATTGTTCTGTTTATTAATATTTAAATTTAAGAAATTTTATTACTTTTTGAGAAAACAATGTATAATTTGTTTAATGTTTGTCAAGAATTCAAGCTGAGGCAAAAAAGAACAATGGCAGACATGCTGCCATTAAACATGCTGCCAACTATTGTTCCATTTGCTTTCCTAAAAAGGCTGATGCAGTTTCGGCTAGTTTCATCTCTAGATCTCCAAGCTTTTCTCCTGGCTGCTTTGCTAGTATGATAACTGCCCCAATTGCATCGCCTTCTGCTATTATTGGGGATACTATTTGTGATGAATATTTTCCTTCTGCATCTTCATCATCATATAGAGGTATAACCTTTCCTCCACCTTCTCCTAGTAATATAGTTTTTCTGTCCTCCATAGCTTTTTCAAGCTCATTGCTTATCTTCTTTTCTACGAAATCCTTCTTTGGTGCTCCACTAGCTGAAATCACCGCATCTTTATCCGCTATAAGAACTATATGTCCTATGGACTGTTGAAGTGATTCTGCATATTCCTTTGAAAAGTCTGTTAACTCGCCTATCGGAGAGTATTTCTTTAGTATTACTCCACCTTCTCTATCAGTAAATATTTCAAGTGGATCTCCTTCTCTAATTCTAAGAGTTCTTCTTATTTCCTTCGGAATAACAACTCTTCCTAAATCGTCTATTCTTCTAACTATTCCAGTAGCTTTCATAGATATGTACCCTCCTTATTATATTATAAAAATTAACTTGGAAAATCTAATTGTGTTATTATTATCTTTCCAATTAAGAAAATTTATACACAACTAGTTACTATTAATTTCTTTAATGGGAAAAAATAAAGGCAGTGACCAAGTCACCGCCTAAAATATTATAAATTTAAATTTTTATCGTATTTTTTAATTTTTGCATCAGTTTTCCACTGTTCCACTGTTTCATTCATTTTCGCTTGCTTAGCTTGATCAAGAAGCTGCTTTTTGATATCTTCCTTAACATCATCAAACTTCTTAACAGGATAATCAGTCTTGCTGATGCTCTTAATTATATGCCATCCATGTTGTGTCTGTATTGGAGCTGATACTTCTCCTGTCTTTAAAGCTAAAGCAGCTGCCATAAAGGTTGGATCGAAGCCAGAATTAACAACTGGCACTTCATATTCTCCAGCATTATCCTTTGAACCTGTATCTGTAGAAAGCTCTTTTGCAAGCTTTCCAAAGTCTTCTTTATTATCTACTCTTTCCTTTACCTTCTTAGCTTCATCTTCAGTTGCAACTAAGATATGAGCAAGCTTAATTGTGTTTGGCTTTTCAGTAAAGCTAGATTGGTTGGAATTATAGAATTCCTGAGCCTTTGCATCATCTACAGTAACATCCTTTGTAGTATCTTCATAAAGCTTATTGGACATAACTATATTCTTTACAGTAGCTTTAAACTCAGCATCATTATACCCATCTTTATAACCCATTGATTTTATCTGATCTTCAGTATAAGCCTTTTTAAGCTCTTCTATTTTGTCAGTTATCTCTTTATCCTCAACAGTTATCTTCTTTTCGTCAGCTTTTTTTGTTATTATTTTTTCAAGAATCATATTATCTAGGAACTCCTGCTGAGCTTGAGCATAAGCTTCCTTTCCTTGAGTATCATTCTTGAAATTTTCTCCATATTGAGCCTTTAACTGTTCTAACGCTGGAGCCATCTTTTCATCAAGCTCCCCTTTTGTAATAGTTGTATTATTAAATTTAGCAACAGGACTTTTCTTAACTCCTGCCTCTGTTTTAGTTATCATATTGCAGCCTGTAGCTCCCACAACTAACACACTAACAAGTGCCGCCGCTACTATTTTTCTAATGTTTTTCACTCTAATTCCCCCGCTCTTTCTAATTTAATCCTTCTTTAATTTAGTTCTCTTCCTAATTTACCATAGAATTATGGTATATATGTGTCAAAATTATTTCCTAATTGTAAACGAATATATTTTTATATACGATACGCATAATTTATTTTATCACAATATTACTTTATTGCAACACTTACTTTCATATTTTCCATTATCTCCCTAACCTTAGGTATAAGTTCTTCTCTCTTTAAATCCATAAGCCTATAAACTAGAGTAGGTTTTTTGTCTTCTTTAAAAGAAATATTTTTACTGTACTTTCCTAGAAGCCCATTCACAAGCTCAGGCTTAATCCAATCCTTGCTTTCAAACCGGAACCAAAGCTCTTCTCTTCTTTCCTTTATTTCCTCAATGCCAAGCGTTTTCGCTATACTTCTTATATAAGCAATATTCATTAAATTTTCAACAGATGGCGGAATATCCGAAAATCTATCTATAAGCTCGTCTTGTACTTCCATCATATCCTCAAGAGAGCTAATAGCTGCAATCTTTTTATAAACTTCAATTTTTTGCATTTCATCACTTATATAATCTCCAGGTATAAATGCATCAACCTTAAGTTCTACGGTAGTTTCTATAGGTTCCTTCTCAATCTCGCCCTTTATAAGCTTAACCATGTCCTCAAGCATTCTGCAATACAAATCGTATCCTATGGCAGCCATATGCCCATGCTGAGAAGAGCCCATCATGTTTCCCGCTCCTCTTATCTCAAGGTCTTTCATAGCAATCTTAAACCCTGAGCCAAGCTCTGTAAACTCTTTAATAGCCCTAAGTCTCTTTTCGGCAACCTCTGTTAATATCTTATCTTTTTTGTAGGTAAGATAAGCATAAGCTATTCTGTTAGAACGTCCGACTCTCCCTCTTAGCTGATAAAGCTGCGAAAGCCCCATCTTGTCTGCATCATTTATTATTATAGTATTTACATTTGGAATATCCATACCTGTTTCAATTATGGTTGTTGCTACTAGTATATCGTACTCGTTTTTTACAAAGCCAAGAATTACATCTTCAAGCTCCTTTTCATTCATTTGTCCATGTCCAACTGCAATTCTAGCTTCTGGCACTAGCTTTTGAAGGTAGCTCGCCATGTCTCTTATAGTTTCAACCCGGTTATAGACAAAATACACCTGTCCACCTCTGTTTATCTCTCTCATGATAGCATCTCTAATAAGCTGTTCATTAAACTCTACCACATAGGTTTGAATAGGATATCTTTCCTCCGGAGGAGTTTCTATAACACTTATATCTCTAACCCCCACCAAAGACATGTGAAGAGTCCTCGGAATAGGTGTGGCAGACAAGGTTAAGCTATCAATATTCTTTTTAAGTTCCTTAAGCTTCTCCTTGTGTGTAACTCCAAAACGCTGCTCTTCATCAATAATTAAAAGTCCTAAATCCTTAAACTGTATATCTTTTTGGAGAAGTCTATGAGTTCCAATAAGGATATCAACGTTACCTTCTTTAACAGACTTTAAAGTACTTTTCTGCTGAGTAGGCGTCCTAAAGCGGCTTACCATATCTACTCTAACTGGAAAGTCTGAAAATCTCTGCACAAAATTATTGTAGTGCTGTTCAGCAAGTATTGTTGTAGGAACTAAAAAAGCTACTTGCTTACCGTCCATAACAGCTTTAAAGGCAGCACGAATTGCCACTTCTGTTTTTCCATAGCCTACGTCTCCGCAAAGGAGCCTATCCATAGGCTTATCAGACTCCATATCCTTCTTGATTTCTTCAATAGCATTTAACTGGTCTGGAGTTTCATCGTAAGGAAATTCCTCTTCAAATTGCTTTTGCCACACAGTGTCCTTATGAAAACTGTGGCCTTTTAAGGTTGAACGCATAGCATACAGTTTAACCAAATCCTCAGCAATTTCTTCGATAGATCTTTTAACCTTGCTCTTAGCCTTGGCCCATTCTGTACCTCCAAGCTTATTAACCTTTGGAGTTTTGCCTTCCTGTCCTATATATTTTTGAACAAGGTCAAGCTGGTCAACAGGTACATAAAGCATGTCTCCATTGTCGTAGGTAAGCTGTAAGTAATCTTTTTTATGACCTTCCAGTTCTAGCTGCTTTATACCTCTGTAAACACCTATACCATGATTAGTGTGAACAACATAATCTCCAAGCTTAAGTTCTGTAAAGCTCTTTATCTTGCTTACACCCTTCTTAGGCTTGGAGGTCTTCTTTCTTTTTGCTTCACCGAAAACTTCCTTATCAGATATAACACATATTTTAAGATCTGGATATTCAAAACCCCTCAGCTGATTGCCAAAGGTTATGACTACCTGACCTAATTCAAGTTCATTTACAACGTCACTATAAGAGCTTTCAATGCCTCTATCCCTAAGAGTTGAAACAAGCCTTTCACCTCTGGGCCTTGTACCTGATAATATTATTGTTCTAAACCCTCTAGCTTTCTTATCTTTTATATCTTCAATAAGAAGGTCTAATTGTCCATGATAGTTATGGAGAGTTATTTGAGTAAAGCTAACTACAGCTCTTGGAGCCAATATTTTTGCCGACTTTGGTATAGCGTTCATAGTAAGCACATTGCTGTAGGTAAGCTTTTCTAAGAGTTCTTCTTTTGATATAAGGAGATTACCTTGTCCAGGAAGAACATTTCCAAGCTGAAGAAAATTCTTATAGTTTTCTTCAAACTCAAAATATACACTTTCAAGCTTTCCTTGACACCTTTGAACATCATCAACAATTACAAAGCCTTCTTTTATATATTCTAAAAAGCTTGAAGTATTGTTGTAAAAGTATGGTAGAAAGCTTTCTATGGTTTCGAAACTCCAGCTCTCCTTTAAAGTCTCCAGATTTCTCTTTGTAGCTGAATTTATCTTTTCCATAGCATCTTTATTCTTCTTAGCTTTTAAGGATGCTGTAACAGTCTTTAAATCCTCTTCTATGGAACTTACGGCCTTAGCTATACTCTCTCTGCTTAGTATCATTTCCTTAGCAGGGAAAATCTCAATGCTTTTAACCTTCTCAATACTTCTTTGAGATTCGGTATTAAAGGTTCTTATAGAGTCAACTTCATCTCCAAAAAGCTCAATTCTATAGGGCAGCGTTCCAAAGGGTGGAAATATATCCATTATTCCTCCTCTTATAGAAAACTGTCCTTTAGCATCAACCATATCTACTCTTTCATAGCCGCATTGAACAAGCTTTTCATTGAGCTCTTCAAGATTTATTGTATCTCCAAGCTTGTAACTAAAGGTAAACTCCTTGTAAAGCTCAAAGGGAATATATTTTTGAGCAACAGACTCAATAGAAGCAACAATAATCTTCTTACTCTTTCTAGTCATTTCTCTTATTACCTTAAGTCTCTCCCACCTAAGGTCGCCTGAGATTGCATCTATGTTGTAAAATACAACCTCCTTTGTAGGAAAATAAAACACATTTGGAAGGTATAAATTTAAATCCTCATATATGTTTTTAGCTTCTACATCGCTGTGGCTTAAAATTAAAAATGGCTTATCCAGTTCATCATAAACACCATTTATAAGATAACTTCGGGCAGACTCAGAAAGCCCAAATACACCAATTGGATATCTGCGCTTTTCTATAGCATTTATTATTTCTTTAAATTCATTACTTTCCTTTAAAGGCTGCATTACGCCCTTTAATCTCATCTTAACACCTCTAGTTATAAGTCTTAATTTGTCTTAAAGCCATTATACTTATTCATAGCTTCAGTAACACCATATTTTATAATTGCTTCAACTGCATCAGCTGCTGCTGGAAACAGCTTCTCTAAGGTTTCTCTTTCTTCCTTTGGAAAACGCCCGAGAACATGCGGAATTAACCCGTCTTTTGGCTGCCCCACACCAACCTTTATACGTGGAAACATCTCTGAAGACAGGTGAAGTATAATATTTTTTATTCCATTGTGTCCGCCAGCACTTCCCTCTGGTCTTATTCTCATTCTTCCAACTTCAAGACTTACATCATCATAAATAACTATTATATTTTCTCTTGGAATCTTATAAAAATTAGCAGCTTCTACTAAACTTTCACCGCTTAAATTCATGTAAGTAGATGGCTTTAATAGTAATATTTTTTCTCCCCCAATAAGTCCATCCCCGCATGTACCTTTAAATTTTATCCTATTCATCCTTATATTATACTTTTCTGCAATTAAGTCTATTATATCAAAACCTACATTGTGTCTTGTATGCGCATACTCGACTCCAGGGTTTCCTAATCCAACAATTAAGTACATAGTTTCCTCCTTTTGCTTGGAACTCGAGCATTTTAAGTGTTACCACTGCAACTTGTAAACTGCCCGTTAAAGTCTAGCTGAGACTTTAATCTCCTTCTTATCTTATGAATTAAACAATTATATGTTACCCTAAAATAAGCAAATAATAAAGAGACTATGCAGTCTCTTTATTATTGTGATGTATTTTCAGAGGGTTACTTTTGTTTGAAATACTTTTCCACTCCTCCATATTTTACAGGATACAGTGTCTCCTGCTTGATATTTAGACAAAAGCTCTAAGAGCTGATCCATAGTTTCAATTTTAACCTTTTCAATTTCAACAATTATGTCTGAAGGTCTAATTCCAGCTTGAGCTGCACCTAGGTTTGGATTAATGCTCTCAACATAAACTCCACGTACTCCATTGGCTTCTTCTGGAATAGCATTTCTACCTGTAATCCCAATGATATCAGCAGGTGA
The genomic region above belongs to Clostridium swellfunianum and contains:
- the spoVT gene encoding stage V sporulation protein T, coding for MKATGIVRRIDDLGRVVIPKEIRRTLRIREGDPLEIFTDREGGVILKKYSPIGELTDFSKEYAESLQQSIGHIVLIADKDAVISASGAPKKDFVEKKISNELEKAMEDRKTILLGEGGGKVIPLYDDEDAEGKYSSQIVSPIIAEGDAIGAVIILAKQPGEKLGDLEMKLAETASAFLGKQMEQ
- a CDS encoding peptidylprolyl isomerase, coding for MKNIRKIVAAALVSVLVVGATGCNMITKTEAGVKKSPVAKFNNTTITKGELDEKMAPALEQLKAQYGENFKNDTQGKEAYAQAQQEFLDNMILEKIITKKADEKKITVEDKEITDKIEELKKAYTEDQIKSMGYKDGYNDAEFKATVKNIVMSNKLYEDTTKDVTVDDAKAQEFYNSNQSSFTEKPNTIKLAHILVATEDEAKKVKERVDNKEDFGKLAKELSTDTGSKDNAGEYEVPVVNSGFDPTFMAAALALKTGEVSAPIQTQHGWHIIKSISKTDYPVKKFDDVKEDIKKQLLDQAKQAKMNETVEQWKTDAKIKKYDKNLNL
- the mfd gene encoding transcription-repair coupling factor, whose translation is MRLKGVMQPLKESNEFKEIINAIEKRRYPIGVFGLSESARSYLINGVYDELDKPFLILSHSDVEAKNIYEDLNLYLPNVFYFPTKEVVFYNIDAISGDLRWERLKVIREMTRKSKKIIVASIESVAQKYIPFELYKEFTFSYKLGDTINLEELNEKLVQCGYERVDMVDAKGQFSIRGGIMDIFPPFGTLPYRIELFGDEVDSIRTFNTESQRSIEKVKSIEIFPAKEMILSRESIAKAVSSIEEDLKTVTASLKAKKNKDAMEKINSATKRNLETLKESWSFETIESFLPYFYNNTSSFLEYIKEGFVIVDDVQRCQGKLESVYFEFEENYKNFLQLGNVLPGQGNLLISKEELLEKLTYSNVLTMNAIPKSAKILAPRAVVSFTQITLHNYHGQLDLLIEDIKDKKARGFRTIILSGTRPRGERLVSTLRDRGIESSYSDVVNELELGQVVITFGNQLRGFEYPDLKICVISDKEVFGEAKRKKTSKPKKGVSKIKSFTELKLGDYVVHTNHGIGVYRGIKQLELEGHKKDYLQLTYDNGDMLYVPVDQLDLVQKYIGQEGKTPKVNKLGGTEWAKAKSKVKRSIEEIAEDLVKLYAMRSTLKGHSFHKDTVWQKQFEEEFPYDETPDQLNAIEEIKKDMESDKPMDRLLCGDVGYGKTEVAIRAAFKAVMDGKQVAFLVPTTILAEQHYNNFVQRFSDFPVRVDMVSRFRTPTQQKSTLKSVKEGNVDILIGTHRLLQKDIQFKDLGLLIIDEEQRFGVTHKEKLKELKKNIDSLTLSATPIPRTLHMSLVGVRDISVIETPPEERYPIQTYVVEFNEQLIRDAIMREINRGGQVYFVYNRVETIRDMASYLQKLVPEARIAVGHGQMNEKELEDVILGFVKNEYDILVATTIIETGMDIPNVNTIIINDADKMGLSQLYQLRGRVGRSNRIAYAYLTYKKDKILTEVAEKRLRAIKEFTELGSGFKIAMKDLEIRGAGNMMGSSQHGHMAAIGYDLYCRMLEDMVKLIKGEIEKEPIETTVELKVDAFIPGDYISDEMQKIEVYKKIAAISSLEDMMEVQDELIDRFSDIPPSVENLMNIAYIRSIAKTLGIEEIKERREELWFRFESKDWIKPELVNGLLGKYSKNISFKEDKKPTLVYRLMDLKREELIPKVREIMENMKVSVAIK
- the pth gene encoding aminoacyl-tRNA hydrolase — translated: MYLIVGLGNPGVEYAHTRHNVGFDIIDLIAEKYNIRMNRIKFKGTCGDGLIGGEKILLLKPSTYMNLSGESLVEAANFYKIPRENIIVIYDDVSLEVGRMRIRPEGSAGGHNGIKNIILHLSSEMFPRIKVGVGQPKDGLIPHVLGRFPKEERETLEKLFPAAADAVEAIIKYGVTEAMNKYNGFKTN